The Catharus ustulatus isolate bCatUst1 chromosome 15, bCatUst1.pri.v2, whole genome shotgun sequence genome has a window encoding:
- the SPARC gene encoding SPARC: MRAWIFFLLCLAGKALAAPQEALPDETEVIEDPTTEEPVGANPVQVEVGEFEEPTEDVEEIVAENPCQNHHCKHGKVCEVDDNNSPMCVCQDPSSCPAAAGVFEKVCGTDNKTYDSSCHFFATKCTLEGTKKGHKLHLDYIGPCKFIPACLDTELTEFPLRMRDWLKNVLITLYERDEDNNLLTEKQKLKVKKIHENEKRLEAGDHTVELLARDFEKNYNMYIFPVHWQFGQLDQHPIDGYLSHTELAPLRAPLIPMEHCTTRFFEACDLDNDKYIALEEWASCFGIKEQDIDKDLVI; the protein is encoded by the exons ATGAGggcctggatttttttccttctctgcctggCAGGCAAAGCCCTGGCAGCTCCG caggaggctcTGCCTGATGAGACAGAGGTCATTGAAGATCCCACCACAGAG GAGCCCGTGGGAGCTAACCCTGTCCAGGTGGAGGTGGGAGAGTTTGAGGAACCCACAGAGGATGTAGAGGAGATTGTTGCAGAGA acCCCTGCCAGAACCACCACTGCAAGCACGGCAAGGTGTGTGAGGTGGATGACAACAACTCCCCCATGTGTGTGTGCCAGGACCCCTCCAgctgccccgccgccgccggcgtCTTCGAGAAG GTCTGTGGCACTGACAACAAGACCTACGACTCCTCCTGCCATTTCTTTGCCACCAAGTGCACCTTGGAGGGAACCAAGAAGGGACACAAGCTGCACCTGGACTACATTGGGCCTTGCAAAT TCATCCCAGCCTGCCTGGACACAGAGCTGACCGAGTTCCCCCTGCGCATGCGGGACTGGCTCAAGAACGTGCTGATCACTCTGTACGAGCGCGACGAGGACAACAACCTGCTGACCGAGAAGCAGAAGCtcaag GTGAAGAAGATCCATGAGAACGAGAAGCGCCTGGAGGCCGGTGACCACAccgtggagctgctggcccgTGACTTTGAGAAGAACTACAACATGTACATCTTCCCTGTGCACTGGCAGTTTGGGCAGCTGGACCAGCACCCCATTGATGG GTACCTGTCCCACACCGAGCTGGCCCCGCTGCGTGCCCCCCTGATCCCCATGGAGCACTGCACCACTCGCTTCTTCGAGGCCTGTGACCTGGACAACGACAAGTACATCGCCCTGGAGGAGTGGGCCAGCTGCTTTGGCATCAAGGAGC AGGACATAGACAAGGACCTTGTGATCTAA